The following proteins come from a genomic window of Pseudomonas sp. WJP1:
- a CDS encoding MFS transporter → MAAIDNTTTGSTPNRGITKEERKVIFASSLGTVFEWYDFYLYGSLAAIIAKHFFAGVNETTSFIFALLAFAAGFAVRPFGAIVFGRLGDMIGRKHTFLITIVIMGISTAVVGFLPGYATIGVAAPIILITLRLLQGLALGGEYGGAATYVAEHAPKGKRGYFTSWIQTTATLGLFLSLLVILACRTVLGTEAFEAWGWRIPFLLSILLLIISVYIRLQLSESPVFLKMKAEGKSSKAPLTESFARWENLKIVIMALLGGTAGQAVVWYTGQFYALFFLLQTLKIDAQTANLLIAGSLLIGTPFFVIFGSLSDRIGRKGIIMAGCILAALTYFPIFHALTQYGNPDVFAAQEKNPVTVVADPGQCSFQFDPVGKAKFTSSCDLAKTVLAKRAIPYKNEKAEPGTVAQVRIGDKVIQSFEGTGMPAADFKTRNDAFVATLGTALKDAGYPEKADPAKTNYPMVLLLLTILVIYVTMVYGPIAAWLVELFPARIRYTSMSLPYHIGNGWFGGFLPTVAFAMVAATGDIYYGLWYPIVIAVMTAILGTFFLPETKDREIHHT, encoded by the coding sequence ATGGCCGCAATCGACAACACTACCACGGGCAGCACGCCCAACCGCGGGATCACCAAGGAGGAGCGCAAGGTCATTTTCGCCTCGTCCCTGGGCACGGTGTTCGAATGGTACGACTTCTACCTCTACGGCTCCCTTGCCGCGATTATCGCCAAGCACTTCTTCGCCGGCGTCAATGAGACAACCTCCTTCATCTTTGCCTTGCTCGCGTTCGCCGCAGGTTTTGCCGTACGCCCCTTCGGCGCCATAGTGTTCGGCCGACTGGGTGACATGATCGGGCGCAAGCACACCTTCCTGATCACCATCGTGATCATGGGTATCTCTACCGCCGTCGTGGGCTTTTTGCCGGGTTACGCGACCATTGGCGTGGCGGCGCCGATCATCCTGATCACCCTGCGCCTGTTGCAAGGCCTGGCCCTGGGTGGCGAATACGGCGGTGCGGCGACGTACGTGGCCGAGCATGCCCCCAAAGGCAAGCGTGGCTACTTCACCTCGTGGATCCAGACCACTGCCACCCTCGGCCTGTTCCTCTCGCTGCTGGTGATCCTCGCTTGCCGCACCGTCCTGGGCACCGAGGCGTTCGAAGCCTGGGGCTGGCGGATTCCCTTCCTGCTGTCGATCCTGCTGCTGATCATCTCGGTCTACATCCGCCTGCAGCTCAGCGAGTCGCCGGTGTTCTTGAAGATGAAGGCCGAAGGCAAATCCTCCAAGGCGCCGCTGACCGAGTCCTTCGCCCGCTGGGAGAACCTCAAGATCGTGATCATGGCGTTGCTCGGCGGTACCGCCGGCCAGGCCGTTGTCTGGTACACCGGGCAGTTCTACGCGTTGTTCTTCCTGCTGCAGACACTGAAGATCGACGCGCAGACAGCCAACCTGCTGATTGCCGGTTCGCTGCTGATCGGCACGCCGTTCTTCGTCATCTTCGGCAGCCTGTCCGACCGCATCGGCCGCAAGGGCATCATCATGGCCGGTTGCATCCTCGCGGCGTTGACCTACTTCCCGATCTTCCACGCGTTGACCCAATACGGTAACCCCGACGTGTTCGCCGCGCAGGAGAAGAACCCGGTCACGGTGGTCGCCGATCCCGGCCAGTGTTCGTTCCAGTTCGACCCGGTGGGCAAGGCCAAATTCACCAGTTCCTGCGACCTGGCCAAGACCGTGCTGGCGAAAAGGGCCATCCCCTACAAGAACGAGAAGGCTGAACCGGGCACCGTCGCGCAGGTGCGCATCGGCGACAAAGTGATCCAGAGCTTCGAAGGCACGGGCATGCCGGCCGCCGACTTCAAGACCCGCAACGACGCCTTCGTCGCGACCCTCGGCACCGCCCTCAAGGACGCCGGCTACCCCGAGAAGGCCGATCCGGCCAAGACCAACTACCCGATGGTGCTCCTGCTGCTGACCATCCTGGTGATCTACGTGACCATGGTCTACGGCCCGATCGCCGCCTGGCTGGTTGAGCTCTTCCCGGCGCGTATTCGCTACACCTCGATGTCACTGCCTTACCACATCGGCAACGGCTGGTTCGGCGGATTCCTGCCGACCGTGGCCTTCGCCATGGTCGCGGCCACCGGTGATATCTACTATGGGTTGTGGTATCCGATCGTGATCGCGGTGATGACGGCGATCCTGGGGACCTTCTTCCTGCCGGAAACCAAGGATCGGGAGATTCATCACACCTGA
- a CDS encoding bile acid:sodium symporter family protein, which produces MTRPRFLPDNFTLTLIGVVLLASLLPASGQVAVGFGWLTNSAIALLFFLHGAKLSRESIIAGAGHWRLHLLVFGLTFVLFPLLGLALKPLLSPMIGADLYMGMLYLCALPATVQSAIAFTSLARGNIPAAICSAAASSLFGIFLTPLLVTLLLDVHGEGGSTLDAIVKISVQLLLPFIAGQIARRWIGAWVARNKGWLKFVDQGSILLVVYGAFSEAVIEGIWHQIPLLDLAGLVVACCVVLGLVLLASTVLGKALGFNQQDRITILFCGSKKSLATGVPMAQVLFAGSTIGVLILPLMLFHQIQLMVCAVLAQRFANRPESVPELMGQVDP; this is translated from the coding sequence ATGACCCGCCCCCGTTTCTTGCCCGACAACTTCACCCTGACCCTGATCGGTGTGGTCCTTCTCGCCAGCCTGCTGCCTGCCAGTGGCCAGGTGGCGGTGGGCTTCGGCTGGTTGACCAACAGCGCCATCGCGCTGCTGTTTTTCCTCCACGGTGCAAAACTGTCCCGCGAGTCGATCATTGCCGGTGCCGGGCACTGGCGCCTGCACTTGCTGGTGTTCGGCCTGACGTTCGTCCTGTTCCCGCTGCTGGGCCTGGCGCTCAAGCCTTTGTTGTCGCCAATGATCGGCGCGGACCTGTACATGGGCATGCTCTACCTTTGCGCGTTGCCGGCCACGGTGCAGTCGGCGATTGCCTTTACCTCGTTGGCGCGAGGCAATATCCCGGCGGCGATTTGCAGTGCGGCAGCGTCCAGCCTGTTCGGGATCTTTCTCACGCCGTTGCTGGTGACCCTGCTGCTGGACGTGCACGGCGAGGGCGGCTCGACCCTCGACGCCATCGTGAAGATCAGCGTGCAGTTGTTGCTGCCGTTCATTGCCGGGCAGATCGCTCGCCGCTGGATCGGCGCCTGGGTCGCGCGCAACAAGGGCTGGCTGAAATTTGTCGATCAGGGCTCGATCCTGCTGGTGGTGTACGGTGCTTTCAGCGAAGCGGTGATCGAAGGCATCTGGCACCAGATTCCGTTGCTCGACCTGGCCGGGCTGGTGGTCGCCTGTTGTGTGGTGCTGGGGCTGGTGTTGCTGGCTTCCACGGTGCTGGGCAAGGCCTTGGGTTTCAACCAGCAAGATCGCATCACCATCCTCTTCTGTGGCTCGAAGAAAAGCCTGGCCACGGGCGTGCCGATGGCCCAGGTATTGTTCGCCGGCAGCACCATCGGCGTGTTGATCCTGCCGCTGATGCTGTTCCACCAGATCCAGTTGATGGTCTGCGCGGTGCTTGCCCAGCGGTTCGCCAATCGCCCGGAATCGGTGCCTGAACTGATGGGACAGGTCGATCCTTGA
- a CDS encoding GFA family protein — MQRFTGGCLCGNVRIVASGQPYRVGLCHCLDCRKHHGALFHASAIFPEDAVTIEGETRDYAGRYFCPRCGSSVFARTDDEIEVNLGSLDAPDQLKPTYESWTVRRESWLPAFALARRYERDREGSGRFEG; from the coding sequence ATGCAACGATTTACGGGCGGTTGCCTGTGCGGCAATGTGCGGATCGTGGCGTCGGGGCAGCCCTATCGGGTCGGCCTCTGTCACTGCCTGGATTGCCGCAAGCACCACGGTGCGCTGTTTCACGCCTCGGCGATTTTTCCTGAGGACGCGGTGACGATCGAGGGCGAAACCCGGGATTACGCGGGGCGTTATTTCTGTCCGCGTTGTGGCTCGTCGGTGTTTGCCCGTACCGACGATGAAATCGAAGTGAACCTGGGCTCACTTGATGCCCCTGACCAGTTGAAGCCAACCTATGAAAGCTGGACCGTACGGCGAGAATCCTGGTTGCCGGCATTTGCGCTCGCGCGGCGTTATGAGCGTGATCGAGAGGGCAGCGGTCGTTTTGAGGGATAG
- a CDS encoding glutamine synthetase family protein translates to MTEPLLSFDQLKRAAASGEIDTVLVCMVDMQGRLVGKRFQVEFFIDSGHEETHCCNYLLADDIDMEPVPGYAAASWSKGYGDFVLKPDMRTLRKVPWLECTALVLCDVLDHHHRQDLPHSPRAILKKQVERLRERGYTGMFASELEFYLFDESYESIHKRNYLKPKTAGHYIEDYNILQTTREEPVLRAIRKHLQASGIPVENSKGEWGPGQEEINIRYADAMTMADHHVIIKHACKEIAQLQGKAITFMAKWRYDAAGSSSHIHNSLWDKNAKKPLFFDAKAEFGMSKLMRAWVAGQLKYANDITCFLAPYINSYKRFQAGTFAPTRAVWSRDNRTAGFRLCAEGSKSIRIECRIGGADLNPYLAFAALIAAGLAGIDEKLELAAPFEGDAYVDEHLPEVSKTLREASAALQKSSMLREAFGDEVIDHYVHTAEWEQKEYDRRITDWELQRGFERY, encoded by the coding sequence ATGACCGAGCCGTTACTCAGTTTTGACCAACTCAAGCGTGCTGCCGCCTCCGGCGAGATAGATACCGTACTGGTGTGCATGGTCGACATGCAGGGCCGCCTGGTGGGCAAGCGCTTCCAGGTCGAGTTTTTCATCGACAGCGGCCATGAAGAAACCCACTGCTGCAACTACCTGCTGGCCGACGACATCGACATGGAGCCGGTGCCGGGTTATGCCGCCGCCAGTTGGAGCAAAGGCTACGGCGACTTTGTGCTCAAGCCCGACATGCGCACCTTGCGCAAGGTGCCCTGGCTTGAATGCACGGCGCTGGTGCTGTGCGACGTGCTGGACCATCACCATCGCCAGGACCTGCCCCACAGCCCGCGGGCGATCCTGAAAAAACAGGTCGAGCGCCTGCGTGAACGCGGCTACACCGGCATGTTCGCCTCGGAACTGGAGTTCTACCTGTTCGACGAGAGCTACGAGAGCATCCACAAGCGCAACTACCTCAAGCCGAAAACCGCCGGGCACTACATCGAGGATTACAACATCCTGCAGACCACCCGCGAAGAGCCGGTGCTGCGGGCGATTCGCAAGCATCTGCAGGCCAGCGGCATCCCCGTGGAAAACTCCAAGGGCGAATGGGGCCCGGGCCAGGAAGAAATCAACATCCGTTACGCCGACGCCATGACCATGGCCGACCATCACGTCATCATCAAGCACGCGTGCAAGGAGATCGCCCAGCTGCAGGGCAAGGCGATCACCTTCATGGCCAAGTGGCGCTATGACGCCGCCGGTTCCAGCAGCCACATCCACAATTCGCTGTGGGACAAGAACGCCAAGAAGCCGCTGTTCTTCGATGCCAAGGCCGAGTTCGGCATGTCGAAACTGATGCGCGCCTGGGTCGCCGGGCAGCTCAAGTACGCCAACGACATCACCTGTTTTCTCGCGCCCTATATCAACTCCTACAAGCGCTTCCAGGCCGGCACCTTCGCCCCTACCCGCGCGGTGTGGAGCCGGGACAATCGCACCGCAGGCTTTCGCTTGTGCGCCGAGGGCAGCAAATCGATCCGTATCGAATGCCGCATCGGCGGTGCCGACCTCAACCCTTACCTGGCCTTCGCCGCGCTGATCGCTGCGGGGCTGGCGGGCATCGATGAAAAACTCGAGCTCGCCGCGCCCTTCGAGGGTGATGCCTATGTGGACGAGCATTTGCCCGAGGTCTCCAAGACCTTGCGTGAGGCCAGCGCCGCCTTGCAGAAGTCGAGCATGTTGCGCGAGGCCTTCGGCGACGAGGTGATCGACCACTACGTGCATACCGCCGAATGGGAACAGAAAGAGTACGACCGGCGAATCACCGACTGGGAACTGCAGCGCGGCTTCGAGCGCTATTGA
- a CDS encoding aldehyde dehydrogenase family protein — MTNIVQLISPVDGRLVAERQYADIVQIEQALAAAARAQAQWKRRPLSERAAFCSAAVDAMLAMKDEIVPELAWQMGRPVRYGAGELRGFEERARHMIAIAPQALAALEADPVAGFRRYIKREPMGTVLVVAPWNYPYLTAVNTIIPALMAGNSVILKHASQTLLVGERFAQAMRQANLPEGLFQNLLLSHIHTGVVIGSDQVQQVNFTGSVAAGLEMQRSAVDGFLRVGLELGGKDPAYVRADANLEHAVENLVDGSFFNSGQSCCAVERIYVDQKIYPAFVERFAELTRQYVLGNPLDEATTLGPMVSPGAADFVREQIADAQAQGAKALIDPRAFAADAPGSAYLAPQVLVEVNHQMSVMRDESFGPVVGIMPVASDDEAVALMNDSEFGLSASIWTRDLAAAERLGDAIDTGTLFMNRCDYLDPALAWTGVKNSGRGVTLSALGYEHLTRAKSFHLRHET; from the coding sequence ATGACCAACATTGTCCAACTCATCTCGCCGGTCGATGGCCGACTCGTCGCCGAACGTCAGTACGCCGATATCGTGCAGATCGAACAGGCATTGGCGGCGGCGGCCCGCGCCCAGGCGCAATGGAAGCGCCGGCCACTGAGCGAACGCGCGGCGTTTTGCAGCGCCGCCGTGGACGCGATGTTGGCCATGAAGGATGAAATCGTCCCGGAACTGGCCTGGCAAATGGGCCGCCCGGTGCGCTATGGCGCCGGCGAGCTGCGCGGTTTCGAAGAGCGTGCCCGGCACATGATCGCCATTGCGCCGCAAGCCTTGGCGGCGCTCGAAGCCGATCCGGTCGCGGGTTTTCGCCGGTACATCAAGCGTGAGCCGATGGGCACCGTGCTGGTTGTCGCGCCGTGGAATTACCCGTACCTGACGGCGGTCAACACGATCATTCCGGCACTGATGGCCGGCAACAGCGTGATCCTCAAGCACGCTTCGCAAACGCTGCTGGTGGGCGAACGTTTTGCCCAGGCCATGCGCCAGGCCAATCTGCCGGAAGGGTTGTTCCAGAACCTGTTGCTCAGTCACATCCATACCGGTGTGGTCATCGGCTCCGACCAGGTGCAGCAGGTGAACTTCACCGGCTCAGTGGCGGCCGGCCTGGAAATGCAACGCTCTGCGGTCGACGGTTTCCTGCGCGTGGGCCTGGAGCTCGGCGGCAAGGACCCGGCCTATGTCCGGGCAGACGCCAACCTCGAGCATGCGGTGGAGAACCTGGTGGACGGCAGTTTCTTCAACTCCGGACAAAGTTGCTGCGCCGTGGAACGCATCTACGTCGACCAGAAAATCTACCCGGCGTTTGTCGAACGCTTCGCCGAACTGACCCGCCAGTACGTGCTGGGCAACCCGCTGGACGAAGCCACCACGCTCGGCCCGATGGTGAGCCCGGGCGCGGCGGATTTCGTCCGCGAACAGATTGCCGATGCGCAGGCCCAAGGCGCGAAGGCGTTGATCGACCCGCGAGCATTTGCCGCCGACGCGCCGGGCAGCGCCTACCTCGCCCCGCAAGTGTTGGTCGAGGTCAATCATCAAATGTCGGTCATGCGCGATGAAAGCTTCGGCCCGGTGGTCGGCATCATGCCGGTAGCTAGCGACGACGAAGCCGTGGCCTTGATGAACGACAGCGAGTTCGGCCTCAGCGCGTCGATCTGGACCCGGGACCTGGCCGCCGCCGAACGCCTGGGGGACGCGATCGACACCGGCACCCTGTTCATGAATCGCTGCGATTACCTGGACCCGGCCCTGGCCTGGACCGGGGTCAAGAACAGTGGGCGCGGCGTCACGCTGTCGGCCCTGGGTTATGAACACCTGACCCGCGCCAAATCCTTCCATCTGCGCCACGAGACCTGA
- a CDS encoding iron-containing alcohol dehydrogenase, with the protein MSLTGNWNYPTSIRFGIGRIAELAEACRSQGIQRPLLVTDSGLGRASITTAALDALRNAGLGAALFCDLKPNPVEANLAGGLDAWRAGNHDGVVAFGGGSGLDMGKLIAFMSGQTRPVWDFEDIGDYWTRADESRIAPVIAVPTTAGTGSEVGRAAVIIDDRTHTKRIIFHPKMMPRVVISDPALTVGMPAKVTAGTGMDALAHCLESYCAPGFHPMADGIAVEGMRLVSNALVRAVHTPSDLDARGQMLAAAAMGATAFQKGLGGMHALAHPIGALYDTHHGMTNATLMPYVLKFNRPAIEERITRLAAYLHLPSPGFDSFLAFVLKLRKDIAVPHTLFELGVDDKQADLIADMAVVDPSAGGNPLPLTRAGVAEIFQAAFHGRLL; encoded by the coding sequence ATGAGCCTGACTGGAAACTGGAACTACCCCACGAGCATCCGCTTTGGTATCGGCCGCATTGCGGAACTGGCCGAGGCCTGTCGCAGCCAGGGTATCCAGCGCCCGCTGCTGGTCACCGACAGCGGCCTGGGGCGAGCGTCGATCACCACTGCTGCGCTGGACGCTTTACGTAACGCAGGGCTGGGCGCTGCGCTGTTCTGCGACCTCAAGCCCAACCCGGTCGAAGCCAACCTGGCAGGCGGGCTCGACGCTTGGCGTGCGGGCAACCACGATGGCGTGGTGGCCTTTGGCGGGGGCAGCGGCCTGGACATGGGCAAGCTCATCGCCTTCATGAGTGGCCAGACCCGCCCGGTCTGGGATTTCGAAGACATCGGCGACTACTGGACCCGCGCCGATGAAAGCCGTATAGCCCCGGTCATCGCGGTGCCGACCACCGCGGGCACGGGCTCCGAAGTGGGCCGCGCGGCGGTGATCATCGACGATCGCACCCACACCAAGCGCATCATCTTCCACCCGAAAATGATGCCGCGGGTGGTCATCAGCGACCCGGCCCTGACCGTCGGCATGCCGGCCAAAGTCACCGCCGGCACGGGCATGGACGCCCTGGCGCACTGCCTGGAATCGTACTGTGCCCCCGGTTTCCACCCCATGGCCGACGGCATCGCGGTCGAAGGCATGCGCCTGGTGAGCAATGCCCTGGTGCGTGCGGTTCATACCCCTTCAGACCTCGACGCACGTGGGCAAATGCTGGCAGCGGCGGCGATGGGCGCCACCGCGTTCCAGAAAGGCCTTGGCGGGATGCACGCGCTCGCGCACCCGATCGGCGCGCTGTACGACACCCACCACGGCATGACCAACGCCACCCTGATGCCCTATGTGCTGAAGTTCAATCGCCCGGCCATCGAGGAACGCATCACGCGCCTGGCCGCGTACCTGCACCTGCCCTCCCCGGGCTTCGACAGCTTCCTGGCCTTCGTCCTCAAATTGCGCAAGGACATCGCCGTGCCGCATACGCTGTTCGAGCTGGGGGTGGATGACAAGCAGGCCGACCTGATCGCCGACATGGCAGTGGTCGACCCGTCGGCCGGCGGCAACCCGTTGCCCCTGACCCGGGCTGGCGTGGCGGAAATTTTCCAGGCGGCCTTCCACGGCCGCCTTTTGTAG
- a CDS encoding amino acid permease has protein sequence MNPASQPGTDAHDDDVKVLHSMGYAQQLSRRMGVFSNFAISFSIICILSGGINSLAQGTSGAGGASIGIGWPIGCLISGVFALAMAQISSAYPTAGGLYHWGSILGNRFTGWLTAWFNLLGLVTVLGAINVGTYYFFFGAFGPTLGMEDTTTTRVIFLAILTGLQALCNHLGIGLTAKLTDFSGYLIFATALALTIVCLISAPSFEFSRLVTFGNYSGAAGGGVWPEVSNGWIFMLGLLLPIYTITGYDASAHTSEETRNAAMSVPRGMVMSVVWSLLFGWVMLSAFVLMLPSMDEAAKQGWSVFFWAMNTQVNPLLKDGLYVAIFISQVLCGLATVTSVSRMIFAFSRDGGLPCSKALASVSPTFRSPVAAIWTGATLAVLFVWGSSVISIGETPVYTIVVSCTVIFLFFSFVIPIVLGLFAYGTSKWPTMGPWNMGRFWYTVFALLSVLSMVIIFVIGIQPPNDWALYITIGFLVLTAIVWFGFEARRFQGPPVGDMIVKRQAEIAAAEAALDKR, from the coding sequence ATGAACCCAGCAAGCCAGCCCGGCACCGACGCTCACGACGATGACGTCAAGGTGCTGCACAGCATGGGCTATGCCCAGCAGCTCTCGCGACGAATGGGGGTTTTCTCCAACTTCGCGATTTCCTTTTCGATCATCTGCATCCTCTCCGGTGGCATCAACTCACTCGCCCAGGGCACCTCAGGCGCCGGCGGTGCGTCGATCGGCATCGGCTGGCCGATCGGTTGCCTGATTTCCGGGGTGTTCGCCCTGGCCATGGCGCAGATTTCCTCGGCCTACCCCACCGCTGGCGGCCTGTATCACTGGGGCTCGATCCTCGGCAACCGTTTCACCGGTTGGCTAACGGCCTGGTTCAACCTGCTGGGGCTGGTCACGGTGCTCGGGGCGATCAACGTCGGCACCTATTACTTCTTTTTTGGCGCCTTCGGCCCCACGCTGGGCATGGAAGACACCACCACGACACGGGTGATTTTCCTGGCGATCCTTACCGGTCTCCAGGCCCTGTGCAATCACCTGGGGATCGGCCTGACCGCCAAGCTCACCGATTTCTCCGGCTACCTGATCTTCGCCACCGCACTGGCGCTGACCATCGTCTGCCTGATCTCCGCCCCCAGTTTCGAGTTTTCGCGGCTGGTGACCTTCGGCAACTACTCCGGCGCGGCAGGTGGCGGCGTCTGGCCGGAAGTCTCCAACGGCTGGATCTTCATGCTCGGCCTGCTGCTGCCGATCTACACCATCACCGGCTACGACGCCTCCGCCCACACCTCGGAGGAAACCCGCAACGCGGCCATGTCGGTGCCCCGGGGCATGGTCATGTCGGTGGTCTGGTCGCTGCTGTTTGGCTGGGTGATGCTCAGTGCGTTCGTGCTGATGCTGCCGAGCATGGACGAAGCGGCCAAGCAAGGCTGGAGCGTGTTCTTCTGGGCCATGAACACCCAGGTCAATCCGCTGCTCAAAGACGGCTTGTACGTGGCGATCTTCATCTCCCAGGTGCTCTGTGGCCTGGCGACCGTGACCTCGGTTTCGCGCATGATTTTCGCGTTCTCCCGCGACGGCGGCCTGCCTTGCTCGAAAGCCCTGGCCTCGGTTTCGCCAACCTTTCGCAGCCCGGTGGCAGCCATCTGGACCGGTGCCACACTCGCGGTGCTGTTCGTCTGGGGATCGTCGGTGATATCGATTGGCGAGACGCCGGTCTACACCATCGTGGTCTCCTGCACGGTGATCTTCCTGTTCTTCTCCTTCGTCATCCCCATCGTGCTGGGCCTGTTTGCCTATGGCACCTCGAAGTGGCCGACCATGGGGCCATGGAACATGGGGCGCTTCTGGTACACGGTGTTCGCCCTGCTCTCGGTCCTGTCGATGGTGATCATCTTCGTCATCGGCATCCAGCCACCGAACGACTGGGCGTTGTACATCACCATCGGCTTCCTGGTGTTGACGGCCATCGTCTGGTTCGGTTTCGAAGCGCGACGTTTCCAGGGACCGCCGGTGGGCGACATGATCGTCAAGCGCCAGGCTGAAATTGCGGCGGCGGAAGCGGCGTTGGACAAGCGCTGA
- a CDS encoding RHS repeat-associated core domain-containing protein has translation MTDLPKTLLCQYHYDALDRLTRHALPDIPQRQRFYCKRRLATEIQGGVGLSIFQNDDQLLAQRQHEKDTAPATTLLATDQQRSVLHSLKADHPGQSGSYSPYGHRAAENGLLSLLGFNGERPDPVTGCYLLGNGYRAFNPVLMRFNSPDSLSPFGKGGLNAYAYCVGDPVNRVDPSGHMVKEMIAAMAATTRKKPPPGLKDAMRQVKRNLGGEKGLKAFASINNETPEQYLVRKTSEKSSSNAIEIMDEIGGLLPAKKSMAELEELESSYLPRLYAEFDNIKFIDRQATYEIKGLNAKIHDLQQKIWDLQVDITTRANALPKPSKKAAKKSSDLPGTSSELRKKK, from the coding sequence ATGACTGACCTGCCCAAAACACTGCTATGCCAATATCACTACGACGCCCTCGACCGACTGACCCGTCACGCGCTGCCGGATATCCCGCAGCGCCAGCGTTTCTACTGCAAACGCCGGCTGGCAACCGAAATACAGGGCGGGGTGGGCTTATCGATTTTCCAGAACGACGACCAGCTGTTGGCTCAGCGTCAACATGAGAAAGATACAGCACCCGCTACCACGCTGCTGGCTACCGATCAGCAACGTTCGGTGCTGCATTCGCTCAAGGCGGATCATCCAGGGCAGTCCGGTAGTTATTCACCTTACGGGCACCGCGCGGCTGAAAACGGATTGCTCAGCCTGCTGGGCTTTAATGGAGAACGGCCGGATCCCGTTACCGGGTGCTATCTGTTGGGTAATGGGTATCGCGCGTTTAATCCGGTACTTATGCGGTTCAATAGCCCGGATAGCTTGAGTCCGTTCGGCAAAGGAGGGTTGAACGCTTATGCTTATTGTGTGGGGGATCCTGTCAACAGGGTCGATCCATCGGGGCATATGGTGAAGGAAATGATTGCAGCCATGGCGGCGACGACTCGTAAAAAACCGCCTCCCGGCTTAAAAGATGCGATGCGTCAAGTGAAAAGAAATCTGGGCGGTGAGAAGGGTTTAAAGGCATTTGCAAGTATAAACAATGAAACCCCCGAGCAATATTTAGTGAGAAAAACTAGTGAAAAAAGCAGTTCGAACGCAATAGAAATTATGGATGAAATAGGCGGTTTACTCCCTGCGAAGAAAAGTATGGCTGAGCTAGAAGAATTAGAGAGCTCCTACCTCCCCCGGCTGTACGCAGAGTTCGATAATATTAAATTTATTGATCGCCAGGCCACTTATGAAATTAAGGGGCTGAATGCAAAAATTCATGATCTCCAGCAAAAGATTTGGGACCTACAGGTCGATATAACCACCAGAGCGAATGCGCTACCAAAACCCAGTAAAAAAGCTGCGAAGAAATCTTCTGATTTGCCAGGAACTTCCAGCGAACTACGGAAGAAAAAGTAA
- a CDS encoding sugar phosphate isomerase/epimerase family protein, with translation MSGLGVAHLTALELAPIEWVREAARAGFSSVGLRLHPAMAGGIAYPLLPGSQALQQLKTALDAEGVAVNEIEFVELTPQVDVAALAPLLESGAQLGARCLTVSGDDPQHSRLTDNFAAVCELAAGYGLRVDLEFMRWRHIANLQQAVALIVAAGQVNGGVLLDTLHLFRSGGDVAAVAELDRRYIHGVQWCDAPAQAPTGEGIIREAREGRLPAGQGQLALAGLLEVLAPQVHWSVEVPCSEICAPERLAQAFTMTRAWLDGHRNPLL, from the coding sequence TTGAGCGGCCTTGGTGTAGCGCACCTGACTGCGCTGGAACTGGCGCCCATCGAGTGGGTACGCGAGGCGGCACGCGCCGGTTTCAGTTCAGTCGGGCTGCGTCTGCACCCGGCCATGGCGGGAGGCATTGCCTACCCGCTGTTGCCGGGCAGCCAGGCGCTGCAGCAGTTGAAGACTGCGCTGGATGCCGAAGGAGTGGCGGTCAACGAGATCGAATTCGTCGAGCTCACGCCGCAGGTGGACGTCGCCGCGCTCGCACCGCTGCTGGAGTCCGGGGCGCAACTGGGCGCGCGTTGCCTCACGGTATCGGGGGACGATCCGCAGCATTCCCGGCTCACGGATAATTTCGCTGCAGTGTGCGAGTTGGCAGCAGGTTATGGCTTGCGTGTCGATCTGGAGTTCATGCGCTGGCGTCACATTGCCAACCTGCAACAGGCCGTCGCGTTGATCGTGGCGGCGGGTCAGGTTAACGGCGGCGTGCTGCTCGATACGTTGCACCTGTTCCGCTCCGGCGGCGACGTCGCTGCCGTGGCCGAACTGGACCGGCGCTATATCCATGGCGTGCAGTGGTGCGACGCGCCGGCGCAGGCACCTACGGGGGAGGGCATCATCCGCGAAGCCCGCGAGGGTCGCTTGCCGGCGGGGCAGGGGCAACTGGCCTTGGCGGGATTGCTCGAGGTGCTGGCGCCTCAGGTGCACTGGAGTGTGGAGGTGCCGTGCTCCGAGATTTGTGCACCTGAGCGGTTGGCGCAGGCGTTCACGATGACCCGGGCGTGGTTGGACGGTCATCGCAACCCACTACTGTAG